One stretch of Streptomyces agglomeratus DNA includes these proteins:
- a CDS encoding alkene reductase: MTTAFDTFDLSGTPLANRVVMAPMTRSRAGEGGVPTELTAEYYTQRASAGLIVTEGVQPSVVGQGYPFTPGLHSAEQIAGWREVTDAVHAAGGRIFAQLMHSGRIGHPSLLPDGLVPVAPSAVRAAGQLYTAEGMKDFVTPRELTGDEVRATIADFAAAARNAIDAGFDGVELHGANGYLIQQFLSTSTNLRTDEWGGSVENRVRFATEVTKAVAEAVGADRTGLRISPANPYNDMAETDAELVYPALVEAIAPLGIAYLHAVEAGPQVRELTLELRAKFSGAFILNPATEGPTDHGSLALVEEGVADLVAFGALFLANPDLPARLRTEGPYNTPDPASFFGGDHKGYTDYPALAA; encoded by the coding sequence CCTCTCGGGCACCCCACTGGCCAACCGCGTCGTGATGGCTCCGATGACCCGCAGCCGCGCCGGCGAGGGCGGCGTACCCACCGAGCTCACGGCGGAGTACTACACCCAGCGTGCCTCCGCCGGCCTGATCGTCACCGAAGGCGTCCAGCCCTCCGTCGTCGGCCAGGGCTACCCGTTCACCCCCGGCCTGCACAGCGCGGAGCAGATCGCCGGCTGGCGCGAGGTCACCGACGCGGTGCACGCCGCGGGCGGCCGGATCTTCGCACAGCTCATGCACTCCGGCCGCATCGGCCACCCCTCGCTCCTGCCCGACGGGCTGGTCCCGGTCGCCCCGTCCGCCGTTCGTGCCGCCGGTCAGCTCTACACCGCCGAGGGCATGAAGGACTTCGTCACCCCGCGCGAGCTGACGGGCGACGAGGTCCGCGCGACCATCGCCGACTTCGCGGCGGCCGCCCGCAACGCCATCGACGCCGGCTTCGACGGGGTCGAGCTGCACGGCGCCAACGGCTATCTGATCCAGCAGTTCCTCTCCACCAGCACCAACCTGCGCACCGACGAGTGGGGCGGCTCCGTAGAGAACCGCGTCCGCTTCGCCACTGAGGTCACCAAGGCGGTCGCCGAAGCCGTCGGCGCCGACCGGACCGGCCTGCGGATCTCGCCCGCCAACCCGTACAACGACATGGCCGAGACCGACGCCGAGCTCGTCTACCCGGCGCTCGTCGAGGCGATAGCCCCGCTGGGCATCGCGTACCTGCACGCGGTCGAGGCCGGGCCGCAGGTGCGGGAGCTGACGCTGGAGCTGCGGGCGAAGTTCTCCGGCGCGTTCATCCTCAACCCGGCGACCGAGGGCCCCACGGACCACGGTTCGCTCGCGCTCGTCGAGGAGGGCGTCGCCGACCTCGTCGCCTTCGGAGCGCTCTTCCTCGCCAATCCGGACCTGCCGGCCCGGCTCAGGACCGAAGGCCCGTACAACACCCCGGACCCGGCGTCCTTCTTCGGCGGTGACCACAAGGGGTACACCGACTACCCGGCGCTGGCAGCCTGA
- the thpD gene encoding ectoine hydroxylase, which yields MTDVLTARTETPRADLYPTRGAAEVITPRQDPVVWSPQGAPGPIEPADLAGFERDGFLAIDQLITPEEVSLYRAELDRLIGDPGVRADERSIIEPKSQSVRSVFEVHRISEVFAQLVRDPRVVGRARQILGSDVYVHQSRINVKPGFGASGFYWHSDFETWHAEDGLPNMRTVSVSIALTENYDTNGGLMIMPGSHKEFLGCAGETPKDNYKRSLQMQDAGIPSDEVLTRMADRHGIRLFTGRAGSATWFDCNAMHGSGDNITPYARSNVFIVFNSVENTAVEPFAAPVPRPDFIGARDFTPVR from the coding sequence ATGACCGACGTACTGACCGCACGCACCGAGACCCCCCGCGCCGACCTCTACCCGACGCGCGGCGCCGCCGAGGTGATCACCCCCCGCCAGGACCCGGTCGTCTGGTCGCCGCAAGGCGCGCCGGGGCCCATCGAGCCCGCCGACCTCGCGGGCTTCGAGCGGGACGGTTTCCTCGCCATCGACCAGCTCATCACCCCGGAAGAGGTGTCGCTCTACCGGGCGGAGCTGGACCGGCTGATCGGCGACCCGGGGGTGCGGGCGGACGAGCGCTCGATCATCGAGCCCAAGTCCCAGTCTGTACGGTCGGTCTTCGAGGTGCACCGCATTAGCGAGGTGTTCGCGCAGCTGGTGCGCGACCCGCGGGTGGTCGGCAGGGCCCGGCAGATCCTCGGCTCGGACGTGTACGTCCACCAGTCGCGGATCAACGTCAAGCCCGGCTTCGGGGCTTCGGGCTTCTACTGGCACTCGGACTTCGAGACGTGGCACGCCGAGGACGGTCTGCCGAACATGCGGACCGTGTCCGTCTCGATCGCGCTGACCGAGAACTACGACACCAACGGCGGCCTGATGATCATGCCGGGGTCGCACAAGGAGTTCCTGGGCTGCGCCGGTGAGACGCCCAAGGACAACTACAAGCGCTCGCTCCAGATGCAGGACGCCGGCATCCCGTCGGACGAGGTGCTGACGCGCATGGCGGACCGCCACGGCATCAGGCTGTTCACGGGCAGGGCCGGCTCGGCGACCTGGTTCGACTGCAACGCGATGCACGGCTCGGGCGACAACATCACGCCGTACGCGCGCAGCAATGTCTTCATCGTCTTCAACAGCGTGGAGAACACGGCGGTCGAGCCGTTCGCGGCGCCCGTGCCGCGGCCCGACTTCATCGGCGCGAGGGACTTCACGCCGGTGAGGTGA
- a CDS encoding ectoine synthase yields the protein MIVRSFKDIEGTDRHVKAASGTWESKRIVLAKEKVGFSLHETVLYAGTETSMWYANHIEAVLCTEGEAELTNDETGETHWITPGTMYLLDGHERHTMRPKTDFRCVCVFNPPVTGREDHDENGVYPLLTEEV from the coding sequence GTGATAGTCCGATCGTTCAAGGACATTGAGGGCACCGACCGTCATGTGAAGGCCGCCTCCGGGACCTGGGAGAGCAAGCGCATCGTGCTCGCCAAGGAGAAGGTCGGCTTCTCGCTGCACGAGACCGTGCTGTACGCGGGTACGGAGACGTCGATGTGGTACGCGAACCACATCGAGGCCGTCCTGTGCACGGAGGGCGAGGCCGAGCTGACCAACGACGAGACCGGCGAGACCCACTGGATCACGCCGGGCACGATGTACCTGCTGGACGGCCACGAGCGCCACACCATGCGCCCCAAGACCGACTTCCGCTGCGTATGCGTCTTCAACCCTCCCGTCACCGGACGGGAGGACCATGACGAGAACGGTGTCTACCCGCTGCTGACCGAGGAGGTCTGA
- the ectB gene encoding diaminobutyrate--2-oxoglutarate transaminase → MTITPPALSVFETLESEVRSYCRGWPAVFDRAQGSHLHDEDGHTYLDFFAGAGSLNYGHNNPVLKRALIDYIERDGITHGLDMATTAKRAFLETFENVILRPRDLPYKVMFPGPTGTNAVEAALKLARKVKGRESVVSFTNAFHGMSLGSLAVTGNAFKRAGAGIPLVHGTPMPFDNYFDGTVEDFLWFERLLEDQGSGLNKPAAVIVETVQGEGGINVARAEWLRALQDLCHRQDMLLIVDDIQMGCGRTGGFFSFEEAGITPDIVTLSKSISGYGMPMSLCLFKPELDVWEPGEHNGTFRGNNPAFVTATASLNTYWADGQMEKQTLARGEQVERALLAIADENAGAGVSFRGRGLVWGLEFADKDRATAVCRRAFELGMLLETSGPQSEVVKLLPALTISPDELDQGLRILARSVRETA, encoded by the coding sequence GTGACCATCACTCCCCCCGCCCTGAGCGTCTTCGAGACCCTGGAATCCGAGGTACGCAGCTACTGCCGCGGCTGGCCGGCCGTGTTCGACCGCGCGCAGGGCAGCCACCTGCACGACGAGGACGGCCACACGTACCTCGACTTCTTCGCCGGCGCCGGGTCACTGAACTACGGCCACAACAACCCGGTGCTGAAACGGGCGCTGATCGACTACATCGAGCGCGACGGCATCACGCACGGCCTGGACATGGCGACGACCGCCAAGCGCGCCTTCCTGGAGACGTTCGAGAACGTCATCCTGCGACCGCGCGACCTGCCGTACAAGGTGATGTTCCCGGGCCCGACCGGCACCAACGCCGTCGAGGCCGCGCTGAAGCTGGCCCGCAAGGTCAAGGGCCGCGAGTCGGTCGTGTCCTTCACCAACGCCTTCCACGGCATGTCGCTCGGCTCGCTCGCCGTCACCGGCAACGCGTTCAAGCGGGCCGGGGCCGGTATCCCGCTGGTGCACGGCACGCCGATGCCGTTCGACAACTACTTCGACGGCACCGTCGAGGACTTCCTGTGGTTCGAGCGGCTGCTCGAGGACCAGGGCTCCGGCCTCAACAAGCCCGCCGCCGTGATCGTCGAGACCGTACAGGGCGAGGGCGGCATCAACGTCGCCCGCGCCGAGTGGCTGCGCGCGCTCCAGGACCTGTGCCACCGCCAGGACATGCTGCTGATCGTCGACGACATCCAGATGGGCTGCGGCCGTACCGGCGGCTTCTTCTCCTTCGAGGAAGCCGGCATCACGCCGGACATCGTCACCCTGTCGAAGTCCATCAGCGGCTACGGCATGCCGATGTCGCTCTGCCTCTTCAAGCCCGAGCTGGACGTGTGGGAGCCGGGCGAGCACAACGGCACCTTCCGCGGCAACAACCCGGCCTTCGTCACCGCCACCGCCTCGCTCAACACCTACTGGGCCGACGGCCAGATGGAGAAGCAGACGCTGGCCCGCGGCGAGCAGGTCGAGCGGGCGCTGCTGGCCATCGCCGACGAGAACGCCGGGGCGGGCGTCAGCTTCCGGGGCCGCGGCCTGGTCTGGGGCCTGGAGTTCGCCGACAAGGACCGCGCCACGGCGGTCTGCCGCCGCGCCTTCGAACTCGGCATGCTGCTGGAGACCTCGGGTCCCCAGAGCGAGGTCGTGAAGCTGCTGCCGGCCCTCACCATCTCCCCCGACGAACTGGACCAGGGGCTGCGCATTCTGGCGCGCTCCGTCCGCGAGACCGCCTGA
- the ectA gene encoding diaminobutyrate acetyltransferase — protein MTAAPADLASARSEFQQIEAPRVEDGAAIWRIARDSQALDLNSSYSYLLWCRDFAATSVVARDRPGGEPVAFITGYVRPERPETLVVWQVAVDHDHRGRGLAGTLLEALTEKVAARLGVKTIETTVTPDNTASNRLFTSFAERRGASLEREVLFDGGLFPEGTHLPEVLYRIGPITP, from the coding sequence ATGACCGCCGCACCAGCAGACCTTGCAAGTGCCCGAAGCGAATTCCAGCAGATCGAAGCTCCGCGAGTGGAGGACGGAGCCGCGATCTGGCGCATTGCCCGCGACTCCCAGGCCCTGGACCTCAACTCCTCGTACAGCTACCTGCTGTGGTGCCGCGATTTCGCGGCGACGTCCGTCGTGGCCCGGGACCGCCCCGGCGGCGAGCCGGTCGCGTTCATCACGGGCTACGTACGCCCCGAGCGCCCCGAGACCCTCGTCGTCTGGCAGGTCGCCGTCGACCACGACCACCGCGGCCGCGGACTGGCCGGCACGCTCCTGGAGGCGCTGACCGAGAAGGTCGCCGCCCGCCTCGGGGTGAAGACGATCGAGACGACCGTGACCCCGGACAACACCGCGTCCAACCGGCTGTTCACCTCGTTCGCCGAGCGCCGGGGAGCGTCCCTGGAGCGCGAAGTGCTCTTCGACGGCGGGCTGTTCCCGGAGGGAACCCACCTGCCCGAGGTGCTGTACCGCATCGGCCCGATCACTCCCTGA
- a CDS encoding pyridoxal-phosphate-dependent aminotransferase family protein has product MTHPLLDLAPLTAAHFAAVERRVASLLSTEQDVVIMQGEALLPLEGCIRGGARPGSAALNVVTGPYGQTFGNWLRDCGAAVFDLTVPFDTAVTAEQIARALDEHPEIDFVSLVHAEAATGNTNPVAEIGEAVRSHGALFMLDAVASVGAEPMLPDAWGVDLCVIGAQKAMGGPAGVSAVSVSERAWERFAANPAAPRRSYLSLLDWKQRWIDGGRKALLHAPAQLEMLALEACLERIEAEGLGAVQARHLAAASATRAGALALGGGLEPYVRTAREAAPVATTLRTPAGVDASEVVAKALGADPSLPLIAGGGALSKEMIRVNHYGIDATRGVVHSSLAALGAALSECGGQGVDFDAARKAVAETWPSE; this is encoded by the coding sequence GTGACACATCCGCTTCTGGACCTGGCCCCGCTGACCGCCGCGCACTTCGCGGCCGTCGAACGCCGGGTCGCCTCGCTGCTCTCCACCGAGCAGGACGTGGTGATCATGCAGGGTGAGGCGCTGCTCCCCCTCGAAGGGTGCATTCGCGGCGGCGCCCGCCCCGGTTCGGCCGCGCTGAACGTGGTGACCGGACCGTACGGGCAGACCTTCGGCAACTGGCTGCGCGACTGCGGCGCGGCCGTCTTCGACCTGACCGTGCCGTTCGACACGGCGGTCACCGCCGAGCAGATCGCGCGGGCGCTCGACGAGCATCCGGAGATCGACTTCGTGTCCCTGGTGCACGCGGAGGCAGCGACCGGCAACACCAATCCGGTCGCGGAGATCGGTGAGGCCGTACGGTCCCACGGCGCCCTCTTCATGCTCGACGCAGTCGCTTCGGTGGGCGCCGAGCCGATGCTTCCCGACGCGTGGGGCGTGGACCTGTGCGTGATCGGGGCGCAGAAGGCGATGGGCGGGCCGGCCGGGGTCTCGGCGGTGTCGGTGAGCGAGCGCGCGTGGGAGCGGTTCGCCGCGAACCCCGCCGCTCCGCGCCGGTCGTACCTCTCCCTCCTGGACTGGAAGCAGCGGTGGATCGACGGCGGCCGCAAGGCGCTGCTGCACGCACCGGCGCAGCTGGAGATGCTGGCGCTGGAGGCGTGCCTGGAGCGCATCGAGGCGGAGGGGCTCGGCGCGGTGCAGGCCAGGCACCTGGCCGCCGCCTCGGCCACCCGCGCGGGCGCGCTCGCGCTGGGCGGGGGCCTGGAGCCGTACGTCCGCACGGCGCGGGAAGCGGCGCCGGTCGCCACGACACTGCGCACGCCCGCCGGGGTCGACGCGTCGGAGGTCGTCGCGAAGGCGCTGGGCGCCGACCCGTCGCTGCCGCTCATCGCGGGCGGCGGGGCACTGTCCAAGGAGATGATCCGGGTCAATCACTACGGAATCGATGCCACACGGGGTGTGGTCCATTCGTCACTCGCCGCACTGGGTGCGGCATTGAGTGAATGCGGCGGGCAGGGTGTCGACTTCGATGCTGCCCGCAAGGCCGTGGCGGAAACCTGGCCCAGCGAATAG
- a CDS encoding amidohydrolase family protein, with protein MSDGMVLRVKGRVLAGPDDVRDELWAVDGRVTYERPAGVRDADVSVVRGWALPGLVDAHCHVGLDRHGPVDEATSEKQALTDRDAGTLLIRDAGSPSDTRWIDDREDLPKIIRAGRHIARTRRYIRHYAHEIEPGDLVAYVAREARRGDGWVKLVGDWLDRETGDLGACWPRGEVEAAIAEAHRLGARVTAHCFAEESLRDLVEAGIDCIEHATGLTEDTVPLFAERGVAIVPTLVNIGTFPHLADGGEAKFPRWAGHMRDLHARRYDTVRAAYDAGIPVFVGTDAGGSLAHGLVADEVAELVKAGIPAIEALSATAWGARKWLGRPVLEEGAPADLVVYDEDPRADVRVLAAPRHIVLNGRIVAG; from the coding sequence ATGAGTGATGGCATGGTGCTGCGGGTGAAGGGCCGGGTCCTCGCGGGGCCCGACGACGTACGGGACGAGCTGTGGGCCGTGGACGGCCGCGTCACGTACGAACGGCCCGCGGGTGTGCGTGACGCCGATGTCTCCGTCGTGCGGGGCTGGGCGCTGCCCGGTCTTGTCGACGCGCACTGCCACGTCGGGCTCGACCGGCACGGCCCGGTCGACGAGGCCACCAGCGAGAAGCAGGCGCTGACCGACCGGGACGCGGGCACGCTGCTGATCCGCGACGCCGGATCGCCGTCCGACACCCGCTGGATCGACGACCGCGAGGACCTCCCGAAGATCATCAGGGCGGGTCGGCACATCGCCCGTACCCGCCGCTACATCCGTCACTACGCGCACGAGATCGAGCCGGGCGACCTGGTGGCGTACGTCGCCCGGGAGGCGCGGCGCGGGGACGGCTGGGTCAAGCTCGTCGGCGACTGGCTCGACCGGGAGACCGGCGACCTGGGCGCCTGCTGGCCGCGCGGCGAGGTCGAGGCGGCCATCGCGGAGGCGCACCGGCTCGGCGCCCGGGTCACCGCGCACTGCTTCGCCGAGGAGTCGCTGCGCGACCTCGTGGAAGCGGGCATCGACTGCATCGAGCACGCCACGGGCCTGACGGAGGACACCGTGCCGCTCTTCGCGGAGCGCGGCGTCGCGATCGTCCCCACCCTCGTCAACATCGGGACGTTCCCGCACCTCGCCGACGGCGGCGAGGCCAAGTTCCCGCGCTGGGCAGGACACATGCGGGACCTGCACGCGCGCCGGTACGACACCGTCCGCGCCGCGTACGACGCGGGCATCCCGGTCTTCGTCGGCACGGACGCGGGCGGGTCCCTCGCCCACGGCCTGGTGGCGGACGAGGTCGCGGAGCTGGTGAAGGCGGGCATCCCCGCGATCGAGGCCCTGTCGGCCACCGCGTGGGGAGCACGGAAGTGGCTCGGGCGGCCGGTGCTGGAGGAGGGCGCGCCCGCCGACCTGGTGGTGTACGACGAGGACCCCCGGGCGGACGTGCGCGTACTCGCGGCACCGCGCCACATCGTGCTGAACGGCCGGATCGTCGCGGGCTGA
- a CDS encoding SCO1860 family LAETG-anchored protein — protein MNSTFFSMPVRRSAARSVRRSVRRSVASAAAFALTTGPASLLVAAPAAHATGGDGGGTASAVVLRTGLDVSLLNKSVNVPLTAALNEVKAPGNAEKTALTVQLDGVEQGRAVSVLRADVATAKATADAHKAEGYVNLAHARVHVPGLPLLSLIEVEKVTSKALCEAGGQPVAESNVLGAVTVLGKKVTLSAGGPTRVDVPAVGVVTLDLSKTHTTSRTAAATALELKVSVNPLKLNVAEVEGTVTLAGATCQSPKAAAVKEEPRDEPKSEPAAPAAPSAPSAPSAPDVKPQTATEANLAETGGSSTTPYLAGGAALLLAAGGGVLALARKRRSHGGA, from the coding sequence TTGAACAGCACCTTCTTCAGCATGCCCGTACGCCGGTCCGCAGCCCGGTCCGTACGCCGGTCCGTGCGCCGGTCCGTAGCCTCCGCTGCCGCCTTCGCCCTGACCACGGGCCCCGCCAGCCTGCTCGTCGCCGCCCCGGCGGCGCACGCCACCGGCGGTGACGGCGGGGGCACCGCGAGCGCCGTCGTGCTCCGTACCGGGCTCGACGTCTCCCTGCTCAACAAGAGCGTCAACGTGCCGCTGACGGCCGCGCTCAACGAGGTCAAGGCGCCGGGGAACGCCGAGAAGACCGCCCTGACGGTCCAGTTGGACGGCGTGGAGCAGGGCAGGGCGGTGAGCGTGCTGCGCGCCGACGTGGCCACGGCGAAGGCGACGGCCGACGCGCACAAGGCCGAGGGGTACGTCAACCTGGCGCACGCCAGGGTGCACGTTCCGGGGCTGCCGCTGCTCTCGCTCATCGAGGTCGAGAAGGTCACCTCGAAGGCGCTGTGCGAGGCGGGCGGGCAGCCGGTGGCCGAGTCGAACGTGCTGGGCGCGGTGACGGTGCTCGGGAAGAAGGTCACGCTGTCGGCGGGCGGGCCGACACGGGTCGACGTGCCGGCGGTGGGCGTGGTGACGCTCGACCTGTCGAAGACGCACACGACGTCACGTACGGCGGCTGCCACCGCTCTCGAACTCAAGGTGTCGGTCAACCCGCTCAAGCTGAACGTCGCCGAGGTCGAGGGCACGGTCACGCTCGCGGGCGCCACCTGCCAGTCGCCGAAAGCGGCGGCAGTGAAGGAGGAGCCCAGGGACGAACCCAAGAGCGAGCCCGCGGCCCCTGCCGCCCCGTCCGCCCCCTCCGCCCCCTCCGCCCCGGACGTGAAGCCCCAGACGGCGACCGAGGCGAACCTCGCGGAGACGGGCGGAAGTTCGACCACCCCGTACCTGGCCGGCGGAGCGGCGCTGCTGCTGGCGGCGGGCGGCGGCGTACTGGCACTGGCGAGGAAGCGGCGCTCCCACGGCGGGGCCTGA
- the cobC gene encoding Rv2231c family pyridoxal phosphate-dependent protein CobC: MPTPTDAASAGAAAHDLRHHGDAEVREGDLTDLAVNVRADTPPAWLKARIAASLDTLAAYPDGRAARAAVAERHGLPVERVLLTAGAAEAFVLLARALPVRRPVVVHPQFTEPEAALRDAGHEVGRVLLREEDGFRLDPADVPEDADLVVIGNPTNPTSVLHPADTITRLARPGRTLVVDEAFMDAVPGEPQALAGRTDVPGLVVLRSLTKTWGLAGLRIGYALAGPGTIGALERAQPLWPVSAPALTAAQACVGPAALAEATRAAHRVAADRAHLLAGLAEFEEVRAVEAAEGPFVLVRMARADAVRVRLRSLGFAVRRGDTFPGLGPEWLRLAVRDRATTGRFLQALDQALTLVGR; encoded by the coding sequence ATGCCCACGCCCACTGACGCGGCGTCGGCCGGCGCCGCCGCTCATGATCTGCGGCATCACGGCGACGCCGAGGTGCGGGAAGGCGATCTCACCGATCTGGCGGTCAACGTACGGGCGGACACTCCCCCGGCCTGGCTGAAGGCCCGGATAGCCGCGTCCCTCGACACACTCGCGGCCTACCCGGACGGGCGGGCCGCGCGCGCGGCGGTCGCGGAGCGGCACGGGCTGCCGGTGGAGCGGGTGCTGCTGACGGCGGGCGCGGCGGAGGCGTTCGTGCTGCTCGCGCGGGCGCTCCCGGTGCGGCGGCCCGTCGTCGTACACCCGCAGTTCACGGAGCCGGAAGCGGCGCTGCGGGACGCGGGGCACGAGGTCGGGCGCGTCCTGCTGCGCGAGGAGGACGGCTTCCGGCTCGACCCGGCGGACGTACCCGAGGACGCGGATCTGGTGGTGATCGGCAACCCGACCAACCCGACGTCGGTCCTGCATCCTGCGGACACCATCACCCGGCTCGCCCGCCCCGGTCGGACCCTGGTGGTCGACGAGGCGTTCATGGACGCGGTGCCGGGCGAGCCGCAGGCGCTGGCGGGGCGTACGGACGTGCCGGGGCTCGTGGTGCTGCGGAGTCTGACGAAGACGTGGGGTCTGGCGGGTCTGCGCATCGGGTACGCCCTGGCCGGTCCGGGGACGATCGGCGCGCTGGAACGGGCTCAGCCGCTGTGGCCGGTGTCGGCGCCGGCGCTGACCGCCGCGCAGGCGTGCGTCGGTCCGGCGGCGCTCGCGGAGGCGACGCGGGCGGCGCACCGGGTGGCGGCCGACCGGGCGCACCTGCTGGCCGGGCTGGCGGAGTTCGAGGAGGTGCGGGCGGTGGAGGCGGCCGAGGGCCCGTTCGTACTGGTACGGATGGCCAGGGCCGACGCGGTACGGGTACGTCTGCGGAGCCTTGGCTTCGCGGTGCGGCGCGGGGACACCTTCCCGGGACTCGGCCCCGAGTGGCTCCGCCTGGCCGTACGCGACCGGGCGACGACGGGCCGCTTCCTCCAGGCCCTGGACCAGGCTCTGACGCTGGTGGGGCGCTGA
- a CDS encoding sirohydrochlorin chelatase, with amino-acid sequence MTTAPPALLIAGHGTRDDAGAGAFRDFVEELGRRHPELPVAGGFIELSPPPLGDAVTSLVERGVSRFAAVPLMLVSAGHAKGDIPAALSREKERHPGISYTYGRPLGPHPGLLAVLERRVDEVLGDLDRSEVTVLLVGRGSTDPDANAEVYKAARLFWEGRGYAGVETAFVSLAAPDVPSGLDRCTKLGARHIVVLPYFLFTGILPDRVRQQTRDWAEAHPSTGVVSADVIGPTEELMDLVMERYREAVKGDIRMNCDTCVYRIALPGFEDKVGAPQQPHFHPDDDGHHHHHHPGSHAHAH; translated from the coding sequence GTGACCACCGCGCCCCCCGCACTGCTGATCGCCGGCCACGGCACCCGGGACGACGCCGGAGCCGGAGCCTTCCGTGACTTCGTCGAGGAGCTGGGCCGGCGTCACCCCGAACTGCCCGTCGCCGGCGGCTTCATCGAGCTGTCCCCGCCGCCGCTCGGCGACGCGGTGACCTCCCTGGTCGAGCGGGGCGTCTCGCGCTTCGCGGCCGTGCCCCTGATGCTGGTGTCCGCCGGTCACGCCAAGGGCGACATACCGGCCGCGCTGTCCCGCGAGAAGGAGCGCCACCCGGGCATCTCGTACACCTACGGCCGTCCGCTCGGCCCGCACCCGGGTCTGCTGGCGGTGCTGGAGCGGCGGGTCGACGAGGTCCTCGGCGACCTGGACCGGTCCGAGGTGACCGTGCTGCTGGTGGGCCGGGGCTCGACCGATCCGGACGCCAACGCCGAGGTCTACAAGGCGGCACGACTGTTCTGGGAGGGACGTGGGTATGCGGGTGTGGAAACCGCATTCGTCTCGCTCGCCGCGCCCGACGTGCCGAGCGGGCTCGACCGCTGCACGAAGCTCGGGGCCAGGCACATCGTGGTCCTGCCGTACTTCCTCTTCACCGGGATCCTGCCGGACCGGGTGCGGCAGCAGACGCGGGACTGGGCAGAGGCGCACCCCTCGACGGGGGTCGTCTCGGCTGATGTGATCGGCCCCACCGAGGAGTTGATGGACCTCGTGATGGAGCGCTACCGCGAAGCCGTGAAGGGCGACATCCGCATGAACTGCGACACCTGCGTCTACCGGATCGCGCTTCCCGGCTTCGAGGACAAGGTGGGGGCACCGCAGCAGCCGCACTTCCACCCCGACGACGACGGCCACCACCATCACCACCACCCAGGCAGCCATGCCCACGCCCACTGA
- a CDS encoding precorrin-8X methylmutase yields MQRLVHPIEQESFRRLRSRLDTSHFAPLTRAVVERVIHSAADLEYATDLVCDERTLETAHAALHAGAPVVVDVEMVAAGITRRETVCRLKEAVAGPGLTRSAHAVRLAYEQVGPGALWVIGCAPTALEELLLLNAEPALVIGLPVGFVGAAESKAALRDSGLPAVSNVSEKGGSAVAAAALNALLYTPVTTPTPLTKENA; encoded by the coding sequence ATGCAGAGGCTTGTCCATCCCATCGAGCAGGAGTCCTTCCGGCGCCTGCGTTCCCGCCTCGACACCTCGCACTTCGCGCCGCTGACGCGGGCCGTCGTGGAGCGGGTCATCCACTCCGCGGCGGACCTGGAGTACGCCACCGACCTGGTCTGCGACGAGCGCACGCTCGAAACCGCGCACGCCGCGCTGCACGCCGGGGCGCCGGTCGTCGTGGACGTGGAGATGGTCGCGGCGGGCATCACCCGGCGCGAGACGGTGTGCCGGCTGAAGGAGGCCGTGGCAGGCCCCGGTCTGACCCGCAGCGCGCACGCGGTCCGGCTGGCGTACGAGCAGGTCGGACCCGGCGCCCTGTGGGTGATCGGGTGCGCCCCCACCGCACTGGAGGAGCTGCTGCTCCTGAACGCCGAACCCGCGCTCGTCATCGGCCTGCCCGTGGGCTTCGTCGGTGCGGCCGAGTCCAAGGCGGCGCTGCGCGACAGCGGGCTGCCTGCCGTCAGCAACGTGTCGGAGAAGGGCGGTTCGGCGGTGGCGGCCGCCGCGCTGAACGCCCTGCTCTACACCCCTGTCACCACCCCCACCCCCCTCACCAAGGAGAACGCGTGA